GCTTTTTGTTCTGCGGTTGGCGGCTGCCTTTCTAGAATGAAATCAGGCTGCGATCGCCTTTTTCGCGTCTTGCGGGCATCGCAGGTTTGCAAAGGAGGTCAAGTATGGAGCTCAAGGTTGTTCCGGTTGAGATTCCGGAGGGCTGCAACGTCATCCTCGGCCACAGCCACTTCATCAAGACGGTGGAGGATTTGCACGAGATCTTGGTCGGAATTTCGGGGCAGGTAAAGTTTGGGCTGGCCTTTTGTGAGGCGTCTGGGCCGTGCTTGATTCGGGTGTCGGGCAATGACGACGGGCTGCAGCAGGCCGCAGTGGGCAATGCCCAGGCGATCGCGGCGGGCCACAGCTTTGTGATCTTGCTGCGCGAGGCCTTCCCGGTGAATTTCCTCAATGCCATCAAGCAGTGCTCGGAAGTCTGCACGATTTATTGCGCGACGGCCAATCCGGTGCAGGCGATCGTGGCGGAAACGGAGCAGGGGCGCGGTATTCTGGGGGTCATCGATGGCTTCTCGCCCAAAGGGGTGGAGGGGCCGGCGGAGCAGCAGGTGCGCCGGGATTTCTTGCGCCAGATTGGCTACAAGCTTTAGGAGGGACCGTGGCGACGATTTTACGGGATTTGAGCTATCGCTATCAGTGGCTCTATGACGCGATCGCGCGCCTGTCGGCTCTGAGCGTGGGCGGAGAGGCGCGCTTTCGGCAGCTCGCGCTGCAAGGGCTGCCCTTGCAGGAAGACACTCAGGTGTTGGATCTGTGCTGCGGCAGTGGTCAAACGACGCAGTTTCTGGTCCAGCGATCGCGCCACGTGACCGGACTGGACGCCTCGCCGCGATCGCTCCAGCGAGCCCAGCGCAACGTCCCCCAGGCCGCCTATGTCCAGGCCTTCGCCGAAAAAATGCCCTTCCCGGAGGCGCAGTTTGACCTGGTGCACACCAGCGCCGCCCTCCACGAGATGGCCCCGGACCAGCTGCGGCAGATTGTGGCGGAGGTCTACCGAGTGCTCAAGCCCGGTGGTTACTTTGCCCTAATTGACCTGCACCAGCCGACAAATCCCGTTTTCTGGCCCGGCGTGGCGGCTTTTCTGTGGCTCTTTGAGACAGAGACTGCATGGCAACTGCTGGCCACGGACCTGGCCCAGGTGCTAGAGCAGGCGGGCTTTCGAGTCAGCGGGCGATCGCTCCACGCGGGCGGCAGCCTGCAAGTCCTCCAGGCCCAAAAACCGGCCTAGGGCGCTTGCTTGGCAAGACGAATGCGTTCGACCGCTAGTTGAGGCGGTGGTTGTTGTTGTAGCGGATGCGCGCCCCGGCCCACAGCAGCTTTTCGCGCAGCGTCCCGTAGTAGGAATAGTTTTCTCGCAAAATAATGAACTGGGCCTGACAGTTGGCCATGCGGATGTCCACGCGCTGGCCGGGCCAAATCGCCGTTGCTAGCACTCCGTCCATCCACAGCTTGGTGCTCAGATCGGGGTCTGCCAGGGGCCAAACGCTCACCACCGAGCCCGCTGGCAGGATAATCGGGCGGCTCGACAGGCTCAGGGGACAGATGGGCGTGACGGCGATCGCCTCCATGCCGGGATGCATGATCGGCCCGTTCGCTGAGGCTGTGTAGCAGGTCGAGCCCGTTGGCGTGGCCACGATCAGTCCGTCTCCCTGATACTGATCCACCACCTCACCGTCCACCTCCATCTCAAGAATCGAGGTGGGCATCCGATCGACCGAGGCAGGCTTGACGCACATTTCATTCAGGCACAAGTAGCGATCGCTCACCGGCTCCTGGTTACTGCGATCGCCCTCATAGAGCCGCGCTTGCAGCATCATCCGCCGCTGCACCGCAAAGCGATCCTCCAGCAGCCGCTGCCACACCTGCTCCGTATCCTGAAACAGATCCGCGGGCTCCGTGAGAAAGCCCAAGTGGCCGCCCACATTCACTGCCAAAATCGGCACCTCATCCTCCGACAGGTGCCGCGCTGCCGCCAGCGCCGTCCCGTCGCCCCCCAGCACCACCGCCAAGTCAATCCTCTTGCTGGTAGACGCCAAAAAGACGGGGTAGGGGTTGTCCTTAGGGCCACTCGGGCCGAGCAGCACTTTACACCCAAGAGCTTCTAGCTCTTGGGTACAGCGCTCAGCACTCCGGCGGCTCAAGCTATCTCCCGCCTTGTATGCAACGATGACCTGATCTAAATTCACCGCCCGGTCAGCAAAAAACGACAGACCTCGCGCCCGCTCCCAGAGCGCCGCAAGGCCTGCTTCACGTTAACACCAAAGGTCTACCACTTCAGCAGGTTAAACTGCTCCATGTCGACGGTGTCGCGGTTCCGGTAGATCGACAGAATAATCGCCAGACCGACCGCCGACTCGGCCGCCGCAATGGTAATCACAAACACCGAGAAAACCTGACCCTTGATGCCCTGGGGATCCAGATAGTTGGAAAACGCCATCAGGTTGAGGTTGACTGAGTTGAGCAAAAGCTCAATGGACA
This genomic stretch from Geitlerinema sp. PCC 7407 harbors:
- a CDS encoding adenosine-specific kinase — its product is MELKVVPVEIPEGCNVILGHSHFIKTVEDLHEILVGISGQVKFGLAFCEASGPCLIRVSGNDDGLQQAAVGNAQAIAAGHSFVILLREAFPVNFLNAIKQCSEVCTIYCATANPVQAIVAETEQGRGILGVIDGFSPKGVEGPAEQQVRRDFLRQIGYKL
- the nuoK gene encoding NADH-quinone oxidoreductase subunit NuoK, producing MHLEYFLLLAAALFCIGIYGLVTSRNAVRVLMSIELLLNSVNLNLMAFSNYLDPQGIKGQVFSVFVITIAAAESAVGLAIILSIYRNRDTVDMEQFNLLKW
- a CDS encoding class I SAM-dependent methyltransferase produces the protein MATILRDLSYRYQWLYDAIARLSALSVGGEARFRQLALQGLPLQEDTQVLDLCCGSGQTTQFLVQRSRHVTGLDASPRSLQRAQRNVPQAAYVQAFAEKMPFPEAQFDLVHTSAALHEMAPDQLRQIVAEVYRVLKPGGYFALIDLHQPTNPVFWPGVAAFLWLFETETAWQLLATDLAQVLEQAGFRVSGRSLHAGGSLQVLQAQKPA
- a CDS encoding NAD(+) kinase, with amino-acid sequence MNLDQVIVAYKAGDSLSRRSAERCTQELEALGCKVLLGPSGPKDNPYPVFLASTSKRIDLAVVLGGDGTALAAARHLSEDEVPILAVNVGGHLGFLTEPADLFQDTEQVWQRLLEDRFAVQRRMMLQARLYEGDRSNQEPVSDRYLCLNEMCVKPASVDRMPTSILEMEVDGEVVDQYQGDGLIVATPTGSTCYTASANGPIMHPGMEAIAVTPICPLSLSSRPIILPAGSVVSVWPLADPDLSTKLWMDGVLATAIWPGQRVDIRMANCQAQFIILRENYSYYGTLREKLLWAGARIRYNNNHRLN